The following coding sequences lie in one Rutidosis leptorrhynchoides isolate AG116_Rl617_1_P2 chromosome 4, CSIRO_AGI_Rlap_v1, whole genome shotgun sequence genomic window:
- the LOC139841823 gene encoding uncharacterized mitochondrial protein AtMg00310-like, producing MNRVASWNPLQDRFTKRLSGWKANLLSIGGHLTLIKAVLGSLGIYFLSIYKCPETVLNNLESVRASFFWGSLENNKKMHWVRWDQVLASTDHGGLGVGSLRAFNQALLLKWIWCFVNKPDSKWAEVIRAIYGEKAGLDGVPIRGTSVWSTIVKLFFKLKSDGVIPDNVLRVKIGNARNTRFWLDNWKGDGSFMVKYNRLDHLETNKNCFIADRFVNGSWRWEWVREQIGSRNVNAL from the coding sequence ATGAACCGCGTCGCTAGTTGGAATCCTCTTCAAGATCGTTTTACCAAAAGGTTATCCGGTTGGAAGGCTAACTTACTTTCTATTGGTGGTCATCTTACGCTTATCAAAGCCGTGTTGGGCAGCTTGGGTATATATTTTTTGTCTATCTATAAATGCCCAGAAACCGTACTGAATAATCTTGAAAGTGTTCGCGCGAGTTTTTTCTGGGGCAGTTTGGAGAATAACAAAAAGATGCATTGGGTTCGTTGGGACCAAGTGCTAGCTTCGACTGATCATGGTGGTCTAGGAGTTGGGAGTTTACGGGCGTTTAATCAAGCACTATTACTCAAGTGGATATGGTGTTTCGTTAATAAACCGGATTCAAAATGGGCCGAGGTGATTCGAGCTATATATGGTGAAAAGGCTGGGTTAGATGGTGTCCCGATTCGTGGAACGAGTGTATGGAGTACGATCGTGAAGTTGTTCTTCAAGCTAAAGTCTGATGGTGTGATTCCGGACAATGTGCTCCGGGTCAAGATAGGTAATGCTCGTAATACTCGGTTTTGGTTAGATAATTGGAAAGGTGATGGATCTTTCATGGTTAAATATAATAGATTAGATCATCTCGAAACAAATAAAAATTGTTTTATTGCGGATCGGTTTGTAAATGGCTCTTGGCGTTGGGAATGGGTCCGTGAGCAAATTGGGTCAAGGAATGTAAATGCTCTTTAA